gcatcatcaagcaagaatctattgaaattctaccataattaggcaatgaaatggatggaagtttgagtcgcAATAGGTTTTAttcatgcaatttagcgatcgtcactgacatgactgaagcaagttttaagcttacttacacgatatggcatggaaatgtttgcatttttgtcaatcacagaaaaaatagagggggcatttattagagggggagcgtttattacagacaatatagTATTTCTGTGTCTACTGGGTAAGACATGTAATCAGAACATAGGTTTGTTAAGTATGAACTACCAACAAATGTATAAAGAACATTTCTTTTCCTTCTTTTATTAGACCGACCAGTGTAGTGGATTGCAAGGTTTCATCTTGTTTCACAGCTTCGGAGGTGGTACTGGCTCTGGTTTCTCTGCTCTCCTAATGGAACATCTCTCGATCTACTATGGCAAGAAATCCAAGCTCATGTTTGCCATCTACCCTGCGCCTCAAGTCTCCACTGCAGTTGTGGAGCCCTACAACTCGATCCTTACCACCCACACCAATTTAGAGCACTCTGATTGCTCATTCATGGTTGATAATGAGGCTATTTACGATATATGTCAGCAGAATCTTGAGCTCATTCGACCAACTTACACAAACCTCAATCGACTGATAGCCCAAGTTGTGTCTTCGATGACTGCATCTTTGCGATTTGATGGTGCATTGAATGTTGATTTGACAGAGTTTCAGACTAACTTGGTGCCATATCCGCGAATTCATTTTCCTCTTGTGGCATACGCTCCTCTCATGTCAGCAGAGAAAGCTTTCTGTGAGCAAAATGTGGTAGCAGACATTTCCAATGCTTGCTTTGAGTCTTCAAACCAGATGGTCAAATGTAATCCTCGTCATGGCAAGTACATTGCCTGCTGTCTGTTGTACCGTGGTGACGTTGTCCCCAAAGATGTCAATGCAGCTATCGCTACCATCAAGACCAAGCGTACCATTCAATTCGTTGACTGGTGTCCAACTGGTTTCAAAGTAGGCATCAACTACCAACCACCAACTGTGGTGCCTGGTGGTGATCTAGCTAAAGTCCAGCGTGCCGTCTGCATGTTGAGCAGCACCACCGCCATCGCCGAAGCCTGGGCTCGTCTGGATCACAAGTTTGATCTGATGTACGCCAAGCGTGCTTTCGTTCATTGGTACGTCGGTGAGGGCATGGAAGAGGGTGAGTTCTCCGAGGCTCGTGAAGATCTAGCTGCTTTAGAGAAAGATTACGAAGAAGTAGCTGCAGACTCGGAGGAACA
Above is a window of Amphiura filiformis chromosome 7, Afil_fr2py, whole genome shotgun sequence DNA encoding:
- the LOC140156503 gene encoding tubulin alpha chain-like → MFDKYVSLGILKREVISIHVGQAGVQIGNACWELYCLEHGIQPDGQMPSDKTIGVEQDLFNTFFSETSAGKHVPRAIFIDLEPTVVYEVRTGTYRQLFHPEQLITGKEDAANNYARGHYTIGREKIEECLDKINKMTDQCSGLQGFILFHSFGGGTGSGFSALLMEHLSIYYGKKSKLMFAIYPAPQVSTAVVEPYNSILTTHTNLEHSDCSFMVDNEAIYDICQQNLELIRPTYTNLNRLIAQVVSSMTASLRFDGALNVDLTEFQTNLVPYPRIHFPLVAYAPLMSAEKAFCEQNVVADISNACFESSNQMVKCNPRHGKYIACCLLYRGDVVPKDVNAAIATIKTKRTIQFVDWCPTGFKVGINYQPPTVVPGGDLAKVQRAVCMLSSTTAIAEAWARLDHKFDLMYAKRAFVHWYVGEGMEEGEFSEAREDLAALEKDYEEVAADSEEQEAEEDEYDDY